In the genome of Silurus meridionalis isolate SWU-2019-XX chromosome 17, ASM1480568v1, whole genome shotgun sequence, the window GTTGTGATGGTCCTGCTCTTACCTCCTGCCTTCCTTTTCATAGGTATAGAGATTAGGAAAATCACAGACGCCCACACGCCCTCGAGTTTCACGGTCAATACTACGCTGTACTACATCCTCTCCTCCTCCATGGCACCCTTGCTGGAGAGCAGCCTCAGCCCTGAGGAGCTCGAGAAGCTCGAGTCAAGCCTGAACTACGCAGATCACTGCTTCAGTGGCCACGCCACCATGCACGCGGAAAACCTGTGGCCCGAGAGCGTGAGCAGTGCCGCTTCTCTCCTGCAACTTGTCAATCTCTGGACGTTAACCCTCCAGAAACGGGCCTGCAAGGCTCTGGTTTCAGCCGGTGCACATGGCATGATGCAGGCCGTGACGCTTAGTTTCGGAGGCCTGCAGTTCACAGAGAACCACCTGCAGTTTCAGGCCGAGCCGAGCGTCCTGCATAACAGCTACTCGCTTCGTGGCTTGCGCTACCACCGCGACCGCATCAGTCTCTCGGTGGTGGCTGACTCGGAGGGTCGGCCCTCACTACACGTCTCTGTAAAACCGCAGGACGAAGAGAAGCCGGTGAAGCTGTACGCCTGTGAAGCAGGGTGCATCAACGAGCCCGTGGAGCTCACGTCCGAGCCTCGGGGTCACGTTTTTCCCGTTTTAGTGACGCAGCCTCTGACGCCACTGCTCTACATCTCGACAGACCTGCAGCACCTCCAGGACCTGCGGCACACTCTGCACGTCAAGGCCATCCTGGCGCACGACGAGCACATGGCTAAGCAGGATCCGGGTCTTCCCTTCCTGTTCTGGTTCAGCGTGGCGTCTCTCGTCGCCCTCTTCCACCTCTTCCTCTTCAAGCTCATCTACAACGAGTACTGCGGCCCTGGTGCCAAGCCGCTCTTCAGGAGCAAGGTATAAATCCATGAAGGATCGTTGGTGTTGGAATTTCTTTCCCCCCCTTAACTTTCTTTTTACTTCCAAaaatcacttctttttttttttttccctgaaaaaaattaatggaCTGATCAGAATGGTTGGTGTTGGTTACTCTCGAAAATTTTGTTGAAGAGTAAAGAGGTGATGAAGAATCCCACGCCAGTCATCCGcctgggtgttttttttcctgcacgAACTCCTCACTAACTGAAAGCACCAGTGTAAATGTGGCTGGCACTGCTGTGTGAAGCTCTTGAGGATTTtgctgaaagtttttttttttttcttgatttaatTATTGTCAATGCTCTTAATAATTATTTGTGAGTCATAAAGtaacagaaatatttatttttttataaaaaaaaaaatgcttcttaGTTGGCGATATTCCCAGCATCATTTATCTCACAAATGTTTCGCCATACGATTAGAATTCATTCTTTACTCGTATAGCCTGTCACACTTCAGAGAATTGTGAATTAGTCCAATCCTATAGAGTGAGGATTtgaattttgtgtgtgcataaatTCTTCACTGGTGCCTTCAAGTTGTTCATCTTCCAAGTTGGTATACCGGGGTCTCTCTCTGTCCGCTTtaccttttttccccttttcggCTAAGGTGTTAATGTCCTTCCCTGACATATAAAGACAATTGTTTTTACCACCATGCATAACAGTGCAATCTACAGAGCTCTAACCAAACACGTGCTTGCCATCTTACATGACATCACagagcaagaaaaaaacaaaaacaaacatatgcTTGCATGGtcattgctctttttttttattatttaatgcaagTAAGCCCTGAACTTGCATGGTTCAGTAGACACACCATATCAACCAAATTCTAAAACCCATACTAGATTCATTTCTTCATCAGAATGTAAAtgcattatacacacaccttcGTAAAGCtttaaatcagttttattcGAAGAAAACCCAAAAGCCAAGAATGCCATTATTCACCGGTGGTAGAAACCAATTGGAAATGAAACACACTGTCACTTTGTTGTATCTGGTCTGATTTATAAATGTGAAACTTGCATTGATTACTGGAAACTTTATGGGTGAAATTTCAGGGTGAACTTGACtttccttttaaaataaaaaaaacctctcagtaattttattattttgcttctTTGTAAGCTTGGAAATCATTGGGTGCAGTTTTTTTTGCGGTGTtgcatttgtttgatttgtgaTTTTATATTGACTCACTatgattaaattaatgaatcagATGTcatctttatttcttcttcGATGCGTCCGCTGTGACCGATTTACCCCCAGATTTCATGTGATGATCGTGATCTAGGACCTGGCGATACAGTTTCAACTTGATATTGTGagcaaaaatttaaataatttaatcgaATCTTATGTATATTACATGACTCCTATAGCATATATCTCTCAGTATGCCATCTTATTCAAAACCACTGTTCAGGTATTTGAAAATcctgtatttaattattatttctttttatttgtatcgcCCAGCCCTATTAACCACAAGTAGAATTTTCCAATAGACTGTGTGCTCTGAAAAATGGTTTTGTCAATGGATTTTAGGGTACTTGTAATTATCCAAGATTCCTAAATAAACTCCAGAAGGAAGCGGTAAAATTTCCTGTAAACTTTTCCCTATGTTCAGATCCAAagatctgtttttattattaaaaacttaataCATTTAAGTAGTTCTTAAAAATTGACTATAACCAATTGTTTTTCCATATTTAGAAAAACAGTGGTGACTGACagatacattttaattcaaGAAATCCAAATAAGTGGTTCTCATACTTAAATAATTACAAGAATATTGGTTTAAAATGAAACAAGTAGTAAGTTGTTCTATTGCAAACGACTAATGTATATCTGTACACTGATCATTCATACTATTAGGAACCCCTGCCATTAAGCTTTCATGCAGTCATTTGAGCAGCCAATCATAGagcagcagtgcaatgcattAAACCATGCAGATCCAGGTCAAgtgcttcagttaatgttcacatcaaatatCACCATGAGAAAAAATGATCTTCTAGGATCCTTGTAGCATGGGGGAAAATGATCCAAAGGCCTGAAATGCCTATTTTAAAGCGACCtcaaaaaaagcagaaaagcatctgagAATACGCACTATGCTGAACCACGAGAGAGATGTTTTACAAAAGCAGAAGCCACCTCAGGTTCCAATCTTGTCAtacaagaacaggaatctgaagcTAGAATGAGTTCAGACTcgcccaaataaaaaaaaaaaggccttttATGGCTTTAAACTCTCCAGTTTGAAGTGGTTTGTGATGCTTTTCAGTCTATAATGCTTAAGGGGGCTTAATGGAGTATTGCAGCCTTCCTGTCTAGTTTATACCAGTCTGGACCAATCGCTCTCATCAACAAGACATTTCATCTTGCAGAACTGACTCCAACTTTGAACACTTTTTACACTATTCGTCTCAAATGCTCATACCAGGCCATCATGTACCAACAACCATGTCATACAATAGCTGAGATCCCATTTTATCTATTCCTATATGTGCTTGACCTCTAGCTGCCTGATAGTATTCATCATGCCACTGCCacttgattggttgattggacAAATGCATAAAAGTTTTGATCTTCAGGTGTACCTATAAactacatttcttttaaatacaatgaaatatCCAAGTATCCACCCACTTAATGTTATCCACACTGCGCTGACATGCCGACAGCCACGTTGTGTATCTGATTTCTACATGTTGGATGTCTGTCTACAGCACGAGGATGTCCTCTAACCCCATCAGATACCTTCCTGAAGTCCTGGGGACGAGTGTCCGATTCTTTCAATCCATTATTTCTACAAATCATTCAAAATCTACAGTGGAATCGAGTGTTAAATGTTAGTAACttcatttaattaaagaaaGCAGGGAAAATATagtttttcattgtatttttgaATTTAATATTCAAAATAATTGCATATTAAAAGGACATTGGTGTATGTATTTAAGTGTGATAtaaatgaagattttttttaaaaggggaATTTTGAGAGCAGGTTTAGCATTTAGTTATATccttatatatgttatattatgCTAGTTGAAAGTGTTAGCATCAAAGCTGGGTAATGACTGATTCCCTAACACGGTCTCATAATGTCTACAGAttttcattgctagagacttaaaacacttttgtacgtcgctctggacaattgcttctgctaaatgccgcaaatggaAATGTACAAATTCGGCACAATCCACAAGATTAATTTTGTAACAATGGGCTTGAAGTTATAACACAGGGCTTAAATTTCTTTATCAAAACACACTTTCTTtagttaatttgatttaatgcaTATTTTCTATTTGATAATGTTcttacatttccttttttttttttaactcaaggTAACGCATGATAGAATAAAATTCAAGTACCGAGCTGCTGCTGCAAAACAGATTTTCCACCACATGATAGTTGTAGTAAGTGGAAATGTCTACTCTGGATTAAAATGAGAGCGTAATTTGGTGTGTCCTATACATAAGAAAGGATGCGCCACGAAGAGCAGCCGCTAGGTGGCGATACATGTGACCTACTACAGTATATACTATTGTAAGAGGATTATTGCACtatgcataaaataaataatgtaggaCAGAGACATCAGAGAAGGATATAAAATGGAAGGATGGCTTGAATTTATAGATTAAAATGAAGGGGGAAAAGTGTTCGTGTTTTCCAGACTTGAAAACCTCAATCACATGCCCATGCTTgcacatatatttaaattgttgGTATTATCTATAGTGAGCTACACAATCTATTCAGTCGTTTCATGTTTAATGATTAATGTGTGCACATGTACTGAATAGTGAAGGGACAAGTATAATGTAGGTGGTGTGTGCTTTCCTTTAAGATACCCTAAATCAAGATATATGTACAATATTGTGTAGCATAGGGCTAATTATAGAGGAActcattttaacattaaacacTGATGTGACGACATATTTCTGTGTgctatttacattttaagatGTTAGTAACTattaagaatttatttgtaGGATTTGTTTTAAGTAGGCAATGACATgactttataaacaaaaatgcatgTGAAAATGAAGGCTGATTAAAATGATGTTTCGTCctgttttatgtatataaaaaaataagctaAATTATGGACCTTATGAATCCAGGTATAGGAAGTGATTATTACAGAGGAATGGAGTGGGGAAATAacgtatatatatttttttcagacattttaatatataataatttgatgataaactgctttttattgtttaactAATGTcagattatttaaaatttagttTCAATGGAATAAAAATTTTCTCTTGTTGAGCTTTGTCCCATTCTTTGCATCatagtggcaaaaaaaaccaacaatgtCTTCCCTTGGATATATCAGACAGATCATTTGTTTTGGTTCCTATTAGGAATTCGGTTTCTCTATACAAAAGAAAGGTCCTTACAAGAATACCACaacaaatatgtgtatatgtgtgtgtttaacatatTCAATATCAATTAATAACCCAAATCACATGAAAGTGGTTTCTGTAATAGTAAGCAGATGATGTCAGAATGATTGAGAATTTGgatataaataacattattgATCAAAATTGTACAAGTGTCAAAAAATCTCAACTCCTTATATGCAAAcaagttatttttatatattagcaCTAAATTTCGTGTTGCCAAAAAATGACTTAATCCTCCAAAGCATGTAAGATAGAATAACTTGCAAAGCATAAACGAATGGAAAACTgaagaatgaagaagaagaaaaagaagaagaagaaaatgaagaggAACATGAAGAGGTATAAACTGGAAAACATAAACTAATTCAAAATTAAGACTGTCATTGAAACTGAAGCTGTATACCAATCCCATCCCATCGGCATTggcaatttgttttttttggcaaatatttccaaaaaaaaaagaaaaatcttgatggttaaaagaaattataaattGAGCTTTAAGTAGTAGATCCACCGGTTTAAACCAGAACCGGTGGATCAACAAGAAGTGAATCCACCAATCGCACCGCAGCATCGGGCAATTATTAGCCCGCGTCACCGATTGAACGAGTGCCGTTAATAACTCCGGCAAAAGGAGAGGAAGATGCACGAATGGATGATATATTCAAGAAAAGAtgacacatttataaaaaataataattgtttaaaacaataataataatattgttaataaCATCAAAGCCGCCTTTTGAAAGATAAAAGAAGAACCGGAACTTTTTCCGCATCCCAGCCCGTGTACCGCAGGAGAAGTGTCTCATGTCACCCCTGGAGTCCATGAAGAAGGAGTGTTTGGCATCCAGCACCTTGTCCTCGACGTCATTAAAAGGCACTTTAACCAAAATCCACAGCAGGAAACACGAAGCTCGACAGAAGCTCTTGGCACACAGCGCAGAGGAACCGGAGGAGGACTGTAACACTTGCAGGTATCATGTTAATACTTCAACAGTCATTACTTGCTGAATGTATCAGAAACCCACCTGACCCATATTCATCTATTTAGGATCAATTGCTTGTATATAGTGATATCAACACACTGTTTTATAGCATTGTCCATTAAGACTCACTGaaatatatgcatatgtattatattatataatattttgttatagtgtagtatagtttagcatagtatatagtatagtacattTCTCTACAGTCTCTGTTTTTCTGCAGTTGCAGTTGCAGCAGTTGCAGTCGCACGGTTCGCAGGATCCTGATTGCATGCATCATCTCTTTCCTAGCTCTCTCTTGCTCCGTGGCTATGGATTTCAGTTCCTTCTTGGACCACTGGCAGAAGACAGAGAACTGCCTTACTGAACTGAGCTCCTGCAGGATTCAAGCTACACTCCAAATCATTAATGACCTCCAAATGATGAGAAACTCGTCGAGAGAGAGCAAACACAAGAATCGAGAAAACTTCTCGTCACCTGAACTTCCGGAAATGTTAACCATCTGGCACACTTGTACAGCTGTGGAAATGGACGGCTTGGGGAAGCCTTGTGGCACAGAGCTTGCTGAGTTTTGTGAGCGGCTGCATTCAGGCTTTTTCAAGTTTGTTAGTGTGTGGGAAAATGATCCAGCATGCAGCAATGGGACCTGGATTTTCACCTCTGCAATTGAAAAGATATTAAACTTATCTGGCATAGAAGAAGCGGATATTGGTCTTCTAAGGCACAGTGCAGACTGGACCGGCATGATCACACTGAGATTTTTAGTCACATTTCAAGAGCTGAACCATCAGTGGATCTTAAATGAAGGAGGACCAGATATCCAGTATAAATGGTTGCAAACTATAACCACATTAATAGTCCTCCAAGATATATCTGAGCATTTCCAGATCTGCTGGATGGAGAATGTTGACCAGGAACTAAATTTGAAAGACTTTTCACTTTCTCACCCAGGTTCCTCTTTGGAAGGAGCACACATTTTCCTTCTCGCCTTGAGGAACATCCAGAACTGCTTTCTTACAAGGACCATGTCAGACCTAAAGCTGAAATCCAGAGATGTCTCATCCAGCATGAGCCTGAAGATCAGCCTGCTCACCATTGCATGCCTCATCTACCCCATTGTGCTGCTCTCTTTTAAGCAGATGACTGGCTGGATCCAGGACTACGCACAGACTTTGAAAGAGAAGACcgaagatttaaaaaaacagaggcaGCTTGCTGAGAATCTGCTTCATCAGATGCTGCCTAAGTCTGTGGCTAAGCAGCTTAGCAAAAATAGACACGTGGAGGCTGAGAGCTATGAGAGTGTAAGCGACAgtcgaaataaaaaaatggttgcATGCATCACTATAAAACTAGTCATGCACGCTTAAATTTTAACTTAGATGTTAAAAACAGAGTCCATGTTTATTAGACATGTTGGCGAGATAGGTGTATACAGAAGGCGCACATGCTCCCATTTTGTTTGTTCTTATTGTTGAAGTAATTGCCTATAATTATAGTATTACATATTCATTAGGAGATAAAACAGCCTATGGTGGAGAGGAGCAAATTATCAGTCTCTCATGGGGGGGATACATTTGGCAGATAATTTTCTCTCCGTTACAGCATTTAGGTTCTTCATCcatatattttgtaaatgtcGCATTTCCTGAAAACACATTCGAGACTGGTTTtggtttttatatattcttgTCTGCAGCAGAAAAACATCAATAAACATAACAGACAAAACAATTATTAACAGACAAATTTtcatggctgtttttttttcacaactattttttaaatgattttcttCCGTTTTTAACAGATTGTAGATGCACATTTTAATTAGTCTCATTTCAACAAGACATTATTATGTGGTTTGCACTAATACACAGTTTCATTCCAGGTCACCATTTTCTTCTCAGACATTGTGGGCTTCACCGCTATATCAGCCTCGTGCACACCTCTGCAAGTCGTTGAGATGCTCAACAATCTGTACATGTGCTTTGATACACGCATCGACTCTTACGATGTCTACAAGGTGAGCTGCAACAAAGAAAATTAtaagaatgttaaaaaaaaacataaatagcaacatttttttatgcagaGCTTTTTGTAAAAAGGTGGAGACTATTGGCGATGCCTACATGGTAGTGAGCGGGCTTCCTGAGAGAAATGGGGAGAAACATGCTGATGAGATCGCCAAGATGTCTCTAGACCTGGTTGCCGCTGTGAGGCAGGTTCTCATTCCTCACATGCCCAACAAACGTCTTCAGCTTAGAGCAGGgatacacacaggtgtgtggTTTGATGTGCTGAATTCCGGTATTATATAACCCTTGTGATTCTTGTGTTTGATAGTAATCTAAACACCAAATATATGATATCCTTACAGCAGTAGATTggcaatataaaataaaaagatatttttcAGATAAGTCATGAACTGAACAGAGCATAGGGTTACATGATCAAAGAATGCATTGAACTGTACTGATAATATCTACATCAGAAGTCAATAATATTATATGCAAAACTGTTGATACACTATAACTTCTCATGTTTTTTTACCTAAAAgggatttgcaaaaaaaaaaaagatgcaaaagaGATTTCACTTACAGGGAAAAATGAATCTCATCATGTGCTACAGGACCATGTGTAGCTGGAATCGTAGGTTACAAGATGCCAAGGTACTGCCTTTTTGGAGACACAGTAAACACAGCATCCAGAATGGAATCCACCAGTCTGCGTATGTCTTTCTCATAACACTTTACACATTTACAGTGACA includes:
- the LOC124399522 gene encoding uncharacterized protein LOC124399522 isoform X2, yielding MSPLESMKKECLASSTLSSTSLKGTLTKIHSRKHEARQKLLAHSAEEPEEDCNTCSCSSCSRTVRRILIACIISFLALSCSVAMDFSSFLDHWQKTENCLTELSSCRIQATLQIINDLQMMRNSSRESKHKNRENFSSPELPEMLTIWHTCTAVEMDGLGKPCGTELAEFCERLHSGFFKFVSVWENDPACSNGTWIFTSAIEKILNLSGIEEADIGLLRHSADWTGMITLRFLVTFQELNHQWILNEGGPDIQYKWLQTITTLIVLQDISEHFQICWMENVDQELNLKDFSLSHPGSSLEGAHIFLLALRNIQNCFLTRTMSDLKLKSRDVSSSMSLKISLLTIACLIYPIVLLSFKQMTGWIQDYAQTLKEKTEDLKKQRQLAENLLHQMLPKSVAKQLSKNRHVEAESYESVTIFFSDIVGFTAISASCTPLQVVEMLNNLYMCFDTRIDSYDVYKVETIGDAYMVVSGLPERNGEKHADEIAKMSLDLVAAVRQVLIPHMPNKRLQLRAGIHTGPCVAGIVGYKMPRYCLFGDTVNTASRMESTSLPQKIHASSATYLALMKDNAYELQLRGEIEVKGKGKMNTYWLIGHKNYSVQNDSLVCHWNPNLSRKKKTPVGSNVSVANSVITVQSVSERTTPVSQPEALYIPETSEVTMCVSAQVENTVAGSGTLGSMMGDPQDEENTNNKQMHRETSLPGLVPHC
- the LOC124399522 gene encoding uncharacterized protein LOC124399522 isoform X1; the encoded protein is MSPLESMKKECLASSTLSSTSLKGTLTKIHSRKHEARQKLLAHSAEEPEEDCNTCSCSCSSCSRTVRRILIACIISFLALSCSVAMDFSSFLDHWQKTENCLTELSSCRIQATLQIINDLQMMRNSSRESKHKNRENFSSPELPEMLTIWHTCTAVEMDGLGKPCGTELAEFCERLHSGFFKFVSVWENDPACSNGTWIFTSAIEKILNLSGIEEADIGLLRHSADWTGMITLRFLVTFQELNHQWILNEGGPDIQYKWLQTITTLIVLQDISEHFQICWMENVDQELNLKDFSLSHPGSSLEGAHIFLLALRNIQNCFLTRTMSDLKLKSRDVSSSMSLKISLLTIACLIYPIVLLSFKQMTGWIQDYAQTLKEKTEDLKKQRQLAENLLHQMLPKSVAKQLSKNRHVEAESYESVTIFFSDIVGFTAISASCTPLQVVEMLNNLYMCFDTRIDSYDVYKVETIGDAYMVVSGLPERNGEKHADEIAKMSLDLVAAVRQVLIPHMPNKRLQLRAGIHTGPCVAGIVGYKMPRYCLFGDTVNTASRMESTSLPQKIHASSATYLALMKDNAYELQLRGEIEVKGKGKMNTYWLIGHKNYSVQNDSLVCHWNPNLSRKKKTPVGSNVSVANSVITVQSVSERTTPVSQPEALYIPETSEVTMCVSAQVENTVAGSGTLGSMMGDPQDEENTNNKQMHRETSLPGLVPHC
- the LOC124399522 gene encoding guanylate cyclase soluble subunit beta-2 isoform X3; translated protein: MDFSSFLDHWQKTENCLTELSSCRIQATLQIINDLQMMRNSSRESKHKNRENFSSPELPEMLTIWHTCTAVEMDGLGKPCGTELAEFCERLHSGFFKFVSVWENDPACSNGTWIFTSAIEKILNLSGIEEADIGLLRHSADWTGMITLRFLVTFQELNHQWILNEGGPDIQYKWLQTITTLIVLQDISEHFQICWMENVDQELNLKDFSLSHPGSSLEGAHIFLLALRNIQNCFLTRTMSDLKLKSRDVSSSMSLKISLLTIACLIYPIVLLSFKQMTGWIQDYAQTLKEKTEDLKKQRQLAENLLHQMLPKSVAKQLSKNRHVEAESYESVTIFFSDIVGFTAISASCTPLQVVEMLNNLYMCFDTRIDSYDVYKVETIGDAYMVVSGLPERNGEKHADEIAKMSLDLVAAVRQVLIPHMPNKRLQLRAGIHTGPCVAGIVGYKMPRYCLFGDTVNTASRMESTSLPQKIHASSATYLALMKDNAYELQLRGEIEVKGKGKMNTYWLIGHKNYSVQNDSLVCHWNPNLSRKKKTPVGSNVSVANSVITVQSVSERTTPVSQPEALYIPETSEVTMCVSAQVENTVAGSGTLGSMMGDPQDEENTNNKQMHRETSLPGLVPHC